One window of the Triticum dicoccoides isolate Atlit2015 ecotype Zavitan chromosome 3B, WEW_v2.0, whole genome shotgun sequence genome contains the following:
- the LOC119278184 gene encoding F-box protein At1g67340-like, with protein MRTRSGSLYTCGGVVEPAAPVAGQKRKRSPAAAGEVSGGRRKRQASGPDYLDGIPDDLVLSIFSKLAASANSPSDLLSVHLTCKRLNGLGQQDMVFAKASPASLAVKAAAWSEPVQRFLKRCADAGNLEACYILGMIRFYCLGSRSGGAALLAKAAVGGHPAALYSLAVIQFNGSGGAKSDRDLRAGAALCARSAALGHVDALRELGHCLQDGYGVRRDPAEGRRLLVAANARELSLALSAAAASATYPFASLPIGAVAGGAGGVTSSPLLSDFGWSLPEAEPHTANQFMSDWWASRGVQACAKKTDAAATGGDGEGELRLCSHMRCGRKETRRHEFRRCSVCGAANYCSRACQALDWKRAHKAQCVPMDRWLVGGAAAAPQQ; from the exons ATGAGGACGAGGAGCGGCTCTCTCTATACCTGCGGAGGTGTTGTCGAGCCAGCGGCTCCCGTGGCCGGCCAGAAGAGGAAgcgctcgcccgccgccgccggcgaagtGTCTGGTGGGCGCCGGAAGCGCCAGGCTTCGGGGCCGGACTATTTGGATGGCATCCCTGACGACCTCGTGCTCTCCATCTTCTCCAAACTCGCCGCATCTGCGAACTCACCGTCCGACCTGCTGTCCGTCCACCTAAC GTGCAAGAGGCTGAACGGCCTGGGACAGCAGGACATGGTGTTCGCCAAGGCCTCGCCGGCGTCGCTCGCCGTCAAGGCGGCGGCGTGGTCGGAGCCCGTGCAGCGGTTTCTCAAGCGCTGCGCCGACGCCGGCAACCTCGAGGCTTGCTACATTCTAGGCATG ATCCGGTTCTACTGCCTTGGCAGCCGGAGCGGTGGAGCGGCTCTGCTCGCGAAGGCGGCGGTCGGCGGGCACCCGGCGGCGCTCTACTCGCTGGCCGTCATCCAATTCAACGGGAGCGGTGGTGCCAAGTCGGACCGCGACCTCCGCGCCGGGGCGGCGCTCTGTGCGCGCTCCGCCGCGCTGGGCCACGTCGACGCGCTCCGCGAGCTCGGGCACTGCCTCCAGGACGGCTACGGCGTGCGCCGCGACCCGGCCGAGggacgccgcctcctcgtcgccgcgaACGCCCGCGAGCTCTCCCTCGCGCTCTCCGCCGCGGCGGCCAGCGCGACCTACCCCTTCGCCTCCCTCCCCATCGGCGCCGTCGCAGGCGGCGCCGGGGGCGTCAccagctctcctctcctctccgactTCGGGTGGAGCCTGCCGGAGGCGGAGCCCCACACGGCGAACCAGTTCATGTCGGACTGGTGGGCGTCGCGTGGCGTGCAGGCATGCGCCAAGAAGACCGACGCGGCGGCCACCGGCGGAGACGGCGAGGGCGAGCTCCGGCTGTGCTCTCACATGCGGTGCGGGCGCAAGGAGACGCGGCGGCACGAGTTCCGGCGCTGCTCGGTGTGCGGCGCGGCCAACTACTGCTCCCGTGCGTGCCAGGCCCTGGACTGGAAGCGCGCCCACAAGGCCCAGTGCGTGCCCATGGACCGCTGGCTcgtcggcggcgccgccgccgccccccagCAGTGA